A DNA window from Helianthus annuus cultivar XRQ/B chromosome 15, HanXRQr2.0-SUNRISE, whole genome shotgun sequence contains the following coding sequences:
- the LOC110913248 gene encoding uncharacterized protein LOC110913248, giving the protein MNNEWDDEEEDPTYKESTVFSRLHPEHASYKPAKRAGYNPKAEHDYTLSYRPDDMAEDSKFIREIATAAIDKTKLPHNVGKYNGLTDPDDHLQVFKGAGATGGWNLPTWCHLFAQTFVGAARVWFDSLPAGKIKSWVDFREKFLAHFSQQRRHARDPADCLNIWRRDHESVEDFISRYNKECLEIGDVGEKMMRAHFMRAVKCDDLIKRVKGRDGGPKDWETFIEAAKTIAQTDKQLTGDDHRQRAHNSNDRHGRKGRGQSWKTSSHRERSPPREDARHTINQIAHRKEVKRENREKQWTPLTKTPSEEDKARLEPVDYPLTGFCNEAVFPLGQISFPVLLSDGRNSRTEEVTFMVLPAHSRHDILLGRESQGDFSMICSAPHSAVGFPTETGIALIYASKEVLATDDIRPAKASKPAPRAEAEKWVLNSAYPEQTVTLGPAMSDLTRAALKKLLHENMDVFAWTPADMVGVLRHIAEHRLNVSEDAKPVVHAKRHLGDIKHDAMKEQVLELLNAGIIREVRYQTWVASPVMVKKPNGSWRMCVDYKDLNKACPRDCYVLQDIDEKIDSLATFRWKCFLDCYKGYHQVQMAVQDEDKTAFRTPTRLYCYTKMPFGLKNAGATYQRLMNETFSDAIGKYIEVYMDDLVIMSKEEGTMLANIQKTFNTLRSVSIKLNPAKCSFGMEEGKFLGFIVTKDGFKVNPEKVQAIERMPSPSNIKDMQKLAGRLAALNRFLANHAAKSFPFIKTLRNCMKKSQFQWTPEAESAFCEMKDCLIKLPTLTAPTKGEPLVLYLSASDRAVGVVLLVDRQGTQTPVYYVSRTLTDPETRYAIMEKLVLALIHASRRLRRYFANHVIHVLTNYNIGNILARPEISGRLAKWAIELGGHNVVFRPRPSIKGQVLANFMTEVPDDKERECKAMEKAEKKQTEESWLLYTDGASNEDGAGAGLRLVSPDKHKFTYAIRLDFKSTNNEAEYEAFLPGLQLAIKMGVWHIEAHVDSMLVAGQINGQYEAKGDIMALYLSQAKTLLQTFYSYKVHHINRSENKPADAPSKLESTSFQHLAKDVRIEVLSNPSVPLREVSVIQTGTTSWMTPIIMYLQSGILPENKAEARKIQYKAEHYQMADGILYRKSYLGPLLRCVDAEDANYLIREVHEGICGIHAGPRMVVAKVMNARYYWSGMHLDAMKELRKCSGCQRHAPQK; this is encoded by the exons ATGAACAACGAGTGGGACGACGAAGAGGAAGACCCAACGTACAAGGAAAGCACAGTGTTCAGCAGGTTACACCCGGAACACGCGTCATACAAGCCCGCAAAGCGCGCAGGGTACAACCCAAAGGCAGAGCATGATTATACCTTAAGCTATCGTCCAGACGACATGGCTGAAGATTCAAAATTCATCAGGGAGATTGCCACAGCCGCTATAGACAAAACCAAGCTGCCGCACAACGTTGGCAAATACAATGGCCTGACAGATCCAGATGATCATCTCCAGGTTTTCAAAGGCGCAGGAGCAACAGGTGGGTGGAATCTACCAACTTGGTGTCACCTGTTCGCACAAACGTTCGTGGGAGCAGCGCGCGTCTGGTTCGACAGCTTACCAGCAGGAAAAATTAAATCATGGGTCGACTTCAGAGAGAAGTTCCTGGCACACTTCTCTCAACAGCGGAGACACGCCAGGGACCCAGCAGATTGTCTAAACATATGGCGCCGAGACCATGAAAGCGTGGAAGATTTTATCTCAAGATATAACAAGGAATGTTTGGAGATTGGAGATGTAGGGGAAAAGATGATGCGCGCGCACTTCATGAGGGCAGTAAAGTGTGATGATCTAATCAAGCGCGTGAAAGGAAgagacggaggacccaaagattgggaaaccttcattgaGGCCGCCAAAACAATAGCACAGACAGACAAACAGTTGACCGGTGACGACCACCGTCAACGCGCACATAACTCTAACGACCGACATGGCAGAAAAGGCAGAGGCCAGTCATGGAAGACTTCCAGTCACAGAGAAAGAAGCCCACCAAGAGAAGATGCGCGACACACAATCAATCAGATAGCCCACCGAAAAGAAGTGAAGAGAGAAAACAGAGAGAAGCAGTGGACGCCATTGACAAAGACCCCTTCGGAG GAGGACAAGGCGCGCTTGGAGCCAGTTGACTACCCAttaactggtttctgcaacgaggCCGTCTTTCCCCTGGGACAGATATCATTCCCGGTGTTACTTTCGGATGGACGAAATTCAAGAACAGAAGAAGTCACGTTCATGGTGCTACCCGCACACTCAAGACACGACATCCTCCTAGGAAGAGAATCCCAGGGAGACTTCAGTATGATTTGCTCTGCACCACATTCAGCCGTTGGATTCCCAACAGAAACAGGCATCGCACTGATATACGCAAGCAAGGAAGTCTTAGCAACAGATGACATAAGGCCTGCAAAAGCAAGTAAACCAGCGCCACGCGCAGAGGCAGAAAAATGGGTGTTGAACAGCGCTTACCCAGAACAAACAGTTACCCTAGGACCGGCGATGTCCGATTTAACACGCGCAGCGCTGAAGAAGTTGTTACACGAGAACATGGATGTGTTTGCCTGGACACCAGCTGACATGGTTGGTGTTCTGCGGCACATTGCCGAGCACCGTTTAAACGTCTCAGAGGACGCAAAGCCAGTGGTACACGCCAAGCGCCACCTGGGCGATATAAAACACGACGCCATGAAAGAGCAAGTACTGGAACTACTGAATGCAGGCATCATCAGAGAAGTCAGATACCAAACATGGGTAGCAAGCCCAGTGATGGTAAAGAAACCGAACGGCAGctggagaatgtgcgtcgactacaaagatctaaataaggcatgtccgCGCGACTGCTACGTCTTACAAGACATAGACGAAAAAATCGATTCTCTGGCAACATTCAGGTGGAAATGCTTTCTTGATTGCTACAAGGGGTATCACCAGGTTCAAATGGCTGTCCAAGACGAAgataaaaccgcattccgcacgccGACAAGGCTGTACTGTTACACCAAGATGCCTTTCGGCTTGAAGAATGCGGGCGCGACCTACCAAAGATTGATGAACGaaacgttcagcgacgccatcgGCAAGTACATAGAAGTGTATATGGACGATCTGGTGATTATGAGCAAAGAAGAAGGCACGATGCTGGCTAACATCCAAAAGACATTCAACACACTACGCAGCGTGAGTATCAAGCTAAACCCAGCAAAGTGCTCATTCGgaatggaagaaggaaagttctTAGGTTTCATCGTCACAAAAGATGGTTTTAAGGTGAATCCAGAAAAAGTCCAAGCCATAGAAAGAATGCCTTCTCCGTCAAACATCAAAGACATGCAAAAATTAGCAGGGCGACTAGCCGCGCTCAATCGCTTCCTAGCTAATCATGCTGCAAAATCCTTCCCGTTCATCAAAACCTTGCGCAATTGTATGAAGAAAAGCCAGTTTCagtggactccggaagcagagaGCGCGTTCTGCGAGATGAAAGATTGTCTCATCAAACTGCCAACATTAACCGCGCCAACCAAAGGAGAACCTTTGGTACTCTACCTATCAGCTTCCGATAGGGCAGTCGGAGTAGTCTTACTTGTCGATCGCCAAGGTACTCAGACACCAGTCTACTATGTGTCACGAACCTTGACCGACCCAGAAACTAGGTATGCCATCATGGAAAAGTTGGTCCTTGCACTGATTCATGCTTCAAGGCGGCTGCGCAGATACTTTGCCAATCACGTCATTCATGTGCTAACAAACTACAACATCGGCAACATCCTTGCAAGACCAGAAATATCAGGAAGGCTAGCCAAATGGGCGATAGAACTGGGAGGTCACAATGTGGTTTTCAGACCACGACCATCAATCAAAGGCCAAGTCTTGGCAAATTTTATGACAGAAGTTCCAGATGACAAAGAGAGAGAATGTAAAGCAATGGAAAAAGCTGAGAAAAAGCAAACAGAAGAGTCATGGTTGTTATACACCGACGGCGCATCTAACGAAGACGGAGCAGGCGCAGGGCTAAGGCTGGTAAGCCCCGACAAACACAAATTCACGTACGCCATACGCCTGGATtttaaaagcacaaacaacgaagcCGAGTATGAAGCTTTCTTGCCTGGCTTACAATTGGCGATTAAAATGGGGGTCTGGCACATCGAAGCGCATGTGGACTCCATGCTAGTAGCGGGGCAAATCAACGGCCAATACGAAGCCAAAGGGGACATAATGGCACTCTATCTCAGCCAAGCAAAAACATTGCTACAAACCTTCTACTCctacaaggtgcaccacataaacagaagcgagaacaagcCAGCAGACGCGCCGAGTAAGCTTGAATCAACAAGTTTCCAACACCTAGCAAAGGATGTGCGCATAGAGGTTTTGAGCAACCCATCCGTTCCACTCAGAGAAGTAAGCGTCATCCAGACAG